Proteins encoded together in one Fibrobacterota bacterium window:
- the nspC gene encoding carboxynorspermidine decarboxylase: MKPLDISIVPTPAYVLEEAALKRNLALLDRVQKESGGKIILALKGFAFWSAFPWVREVLHGATASSLHEARLAKEEMRREVHVYSVAFTDKEFPEVLSLADHIVFNSFSQWRRFKPQVMAARAEGRNVSCGIRVNPGHSEVKTPLYDPCYANSRLGVTRTEFRPDELDGIDGLHFHAHCGNNSDTLERVVASFEKLYGEFLPRMKWINFGGGHHITKQGYDVERLIRVIREFKAKHGTEVYVEPGEAVGWRTGPLVSSVVDIVRNGMDIAILDTSATAHMPDTLEMPYRPEIRGADEPGKLAHTYRLGGLTCLAGDVIGDYSFAKPLQIGDKLVFEDMIHYTIVKNTTFNGIPLPSLCIWTEDGRLRVVREFGYEAYKLRNG; this comes from the coding sequence GTGAAACCGTTAGACATCTCCATCGTCCCCACTCCGGCCTACGTCCTCGAAGAAGCGGCCCTTAAGCGCAACCTCGCCTTGCTCGACAGGGTCCAAAAGGAATCCGGCGGCAAGATCATCCTGGCCCTCAAGGGCTTCGCCTTCTGGAGCGCGTTCCCTTGGGTCCGCGAGGTTTTGCACGGCGCGACCGCCAGTTCCCTGCATGAGGCCCGCCTCGCCAAGGAGGAAATGCGGCGCGAGGTCCACGTCTATTCGGTGGCCTTCACGGACAAGGAATTCCCCGAGGTCCTTTCCCTGGCCGATCATATCGTCTTCAATTCCTTCAGCCAATGGCGGCGCTTCAAGCCCCAGGTCATGGCCGCGCGCGCAGAGGGCCGGAACGTCTCCTGCGGCATCCGCGTCAATCCCGGCCATTCCGAGGTCAAGACCCCGCTTTATGATCCGTGTTACGCGAACTCGCGCCTGGGCGTGACGCGAACCGAATTCAGGCCCGATGAGTTGGACGGTATCGACGGCTTGCATTTCCATGCCCATTGCGGCAATAACTCGGACACCTTGGAACGGGTGGTGGCCTCTTTCGAGAAGTTGTACGGCGAATTCCTGCCGCGCATGAAATGGATCAATTTCGGCGGCGGCCATCATATCACCAAGCAGGGTTACGACGTGGAGCGCCTCATCCGGGTGATCCGCGAATTCAAGGCCAAGCATGGGACCGAGGTCTACGTGGAGCCCGGCGAAGCGGTGGGCTGGCGCACCGGGCCGTTGGTGAGCTCGGTGGTGGACATCGTCCGTAACGGCATGGACATCGCCATTCTCGACACTTCCGCGACGGCGCATATGCCCGACACCCTGGAAATGCCGTACCGGCCCGAGATCCGCGGGGCCGACGAGCCCGGCAAACTAGCGCATACCTATAGGCTGGGCGGCCTCACCTGCCTGGCCGGGGACGTGATCGGGGATTACAGCTTCGCCAAGCCCTTGCAGATAGGCGATAAGCTGGTGTTCGAGGACATGATCCACTACACCATCGTCAAAAACACCACTTTCAATGGTATTCCATTGCCGTCGCTCTGCATTTGGACCGAGGACGGCCGGTTGCGCGTGGTGCGCGAATTCGGGTACGAGGCCTACAAGCTCCGAAACGGGTGA
- a CDS encoding DUF2341 domain-containing protein — translation MRSKADPKGGEPFSFARSLVWAAAAICLGVQCRLAPEPDPRQENYLTVNLNDSLSRFDKVVVQILADGDTAQVVGTLWSGRLTEPGAIPAYRLGDDETRSLSVRVRAWDASGRLTLDETIVKQDGKSIVTAIPILRPSPRLASLALSAGSLSPVFAPGSSEYSASVPNSQGSIQVTASPEYAEAQIYVGIRPVASGKPSDPVPLDTGANRITVLVLAADTSAQYVVTVQRAKPPVDTSKTPPVDTTKTPPVDTTKTPPVDTTKTPPVDTAKPANPLPDWKYHGAVVLRLPTAGSASPHAIAADFPLLLRLTSANFNFTQAADSGRDLRFLDVNGKNLEYAIARWDAGTQKAEIYLRCDTLAPDRAAPVYSMYWGNAKAAAASNPAAVFPRSVGWTGVWHLDESGAGHTGEYHDATGSFPGKAGGAFPKQVDGVVGTAQDFDGNGTQGFISLPSEFDPGLKHYTMHMWIYNEGRNAGYLFIKSGTGAEDQRFEADLAQGTSEVGFGRTGTGGLHYETHFGAPSVAWFMLGIVCDGDSVHLYDNGVEMESHPFTQGGNPAANVVLGARNPNGDLGFPGRMDEFWSFDGARDAWYMRLIYENQKAGSTMATLTIY, via the coding sequence ATGCGCAGTAAAGCGGATCCGAAAGGCGGAGAGCCCTTCTCCTTCGCCCGCAGCCTGGTTTGGGCCGCCGCGGCCATCTGCCTTGGCGTCCAATGCCGACTGGCGCCGGAACCGGATCCCCGCCAGGAAAATTACCTCACCGTGAACCTGAACGACTCCCTAAGCCGCTTCGATAAGGTGGTCGTGCAAATCCTCGCCGATGGAGATACCGCGCAAGTGGTGGGAACCCTTTGGTCAGGCAGGCTTACGGAGCCCGGCGCCATTCCCGCATACCGGTTGGGCGACGACGAGACCAGGAGCTTGTCCGTCCGCGTGCGGGCCTGGGACGCGAGCGGCAGGCTGACCCTGGATGAAACCATCGTCAAGCAGGACGGCAAGTCGATCGTGACCGCCATACCCATTCTCAGGCCCTCGCCGCGCTTGGCTAGCCTCGCGCTTTCGGCCGGGAGCCTCTCTCCCGTCTTCGCCCCCGGCTCTTCGGAGTACTCGGCTTCCGTCCCGAATTCCCAGGGTAGCATCCAGGTTACCGCCTCGCCGGAATACGCGGAAGCCCAGATCTACGTGGGCATACGCCCGGTGGCTTCCGGGAAGCCTTCCGATCCGGTGCCCCTGGATACCGGGGCTAATCGCATAACCGTTCTGGTCCTCGCGGCCGATACCTCGGCCCAGTACGTGGTTACGGTCCAGCGGGCAAAGCCTCCCGTGGATACCTCCAAAACTCCTCCGGTCGATACTACCAAGACGCCTCCTGTCGATACCACCAAGACGCCCCCGGTCGATACCACCAAGACGCCTCCGGTCGATACTGCGAAGCCGGCCAACCCGCTTCCCGATTGGAAATACCACGGCGCCGTGGTCCTGCGCCTGCCCACGGCGGGAAGCGCATCCCCCCATGCCATCGCCGCCGATTTCCCGTTACTGCTTCGGCTCACCTCGGCCAATTTCAACTTCACCCAGGCCGCGGACTCGGGCCGCGATCTGCGTTTCCTCGACGTGAACGGGAAGAACTTGGAGTATGCCATCGCACGCTGGGATGCCGGGACCCAGAAGGCGGAAATTTACCTGCGCTGCGATACCCTTGCCCCCGACCGCGCCGCGCCGGTGTACTCGATGTACTGGGGCAACGCCAAGGCCGCCGCAGCCTCAAATCCCGCCGCGGTCTTTCCGCGCTCGGTCGGATGGACCGGAGTCTGGCATCTGGACGAAAGCGGTGCCGGGCATACCGGGGAATACCATGACGCGACCGGCTCCTTCCCGGGGAAGGCAGGCGGGGCGTTTCCGAAGCAGGTGGATGGCGTGGTGGGAACCGCGCAGGATTTCGACGGCAATGGGACCCAGGGTTTCATCTCCCTGCCGTCCGAGTTCGACCCTGGACTCAAACATTACACCATGCACATGTGGATCTACAACGAGGGGCGGAACGCGGGCTACCTGTTCATCAAATCGGGAACGGGCGCGGAAGACCAGCGATTCGAAGCGGATCTGGCCCAGGGTACGAGCGAAGTAGGCTTCGGCCGCACCGGAACGGGAGGCCTCCATTATGAAACCCATTTCGGCGCCCCATCGGTCGCCTGGTTCATGCTCGGGATCGTATGCGATGGCGACTCGGTCCACCTCTACGATAACGGCGTCGAGATGGAATCGCATCCGTTCACCCAGGGCGGAAACCCGGCCGCCAACGTCGTACTCGGCGCCCGCAATCCCAACGGCGACCTCGGTTTCCCGGGGCGGATGGACGAATTCTGGAGCTTCGACGGGGCGCGCGATGCCTGGTACATGCGCCTCATCTATGAGAACCAGAAGGCCGGTTCGACCATGGCAACCCTGACCATTTATTAA
- a CDS encoding MarR family transcriptional regulator — translation MRKRLRKTDFEKLAAFRYALRRFAHFSEEAVRPLGLEPQQHQALLAVEGFPGRNWATLGELAEQMQIRPHSAVGLVDRLEKSGFMIRESAPEDGRRVHVRLTPKGRETLERLSAVHREELRRIGPSLQGLLAALG, via the coding sequence ATGCGTAAACGACTCCGCAAAACCGATTTCGAAAAGCTGGCCGCCTTCCGCTACGCCCTCAGGCGCTTCGCGCACTTCAGCGAAGAAGCCGTGCGGCCATTGGGCCTGGAGCCCCAGCAGCATCAGGCCTTGCTGGCCGTGGAAGGTTTCCCGGGAAGGAACTGGGCCACCCTGGGGGAACTGGCCGAGCAAATGCAGATCCGTCCCCATAGCGCGGTGGGCTTGGTGGATCGCCTGGAGAAATCGGGGTTCATGATCCGCGAGTCCGCGCCGGAAGACGGGCGGCGCGTGCATGTCCGCCTTACCCCGAAAGGGCGGGAGACGCTGGAACGACTGAGCGCCGTCCATCGGGAAGAGTTGCGGCGCATCGGTCCTTCCCTGCAGGGACTGCTGGCGGCGCTTGGATAA
- a CDS encoding SET domain-containing protein-lysine N-methyltransferase, whose product MLELEPVDGLYALESGVHGLGVFASRAFAKGDYVIRCQGILRPKEEVIEGMRALQIGPETYLAEEPGHPRLDDFVNHSCDPNVGFTDGSPTLYALRDIASGEELFWDYRTSINEPGWQVPCTCGTALCRGKIQSYCDLPEAEKARLRPIVLAYLR is encoded by the coding sequence TTGCTGGAACTCGAACCCGTTGACGGCCTTTATGCGCTCGAGTCCGGCGTCCATGGCCTGGGCGTCTTCGCCAGCCGGGCCTTCGCCAAAGGCGATTACGTAATCCGCTGCCAAGGCATCCTGCGTCCCAAAGAGGAGGTCATCGAAGGCATGCGCGCCCTCCAGATCGGTCCGGAAACCTATCTTGCGGAGGAGCCCGGACATCCCCGTCTGGACGATTTCGTGAACCACAGTTGCGATCCCAACGTAGGTTTCACCGACGGCTCGCCGACCCTGTATGCCCTGCGCGACATCGCATCGGGGGAAGAGTTGTTCTGGGACTACCGCACCAGCATCAACGAGCCCGGGTGGCAAGTCCCATGCACCTGCGGCACCGCGCTCTGCCGTGGCAAGATCCAGAGCTATTGCGATTTGCCCGAAGCGGAGAAGGCCCGCCTGCGGCCCATCGTCCTGGCCTATTTGCGTTGA